The Silene latifolia isolate original U9 population chromosome X, ASM4854445v1, whole genome shotgun sequence genome contains the following window.
TAAGGAATAAGTGGGAGAAGTAATGCATTCCATAAGCAGGTTGATGAAAGAAGGGGGAAAATTAAGTGCTCTTAACATACAAACCACAAAGCTCCATTCTATGGAGTCATAGGCTTTTTGAAGATCAATTTTCATGATGACTCTGGGTGAAACAGCCTTTCTATTATACATCTTGACCAAGTCTTGGCAAATTAATATGTTTTCCACTATGTCTCTACCCTTGATGAAAGCACTTTGAGAGGGATTAATAATATCAGGCAAAATAGTGCTCAGCCTATTGTAGAGGATTTTACTAATGCATTTATATATTGAATTACAACAAGCAATAGGGCGAAATTGGGTGACATCAGAGGGTAGATCAACATTGGGAACAAGAGTGATAAGAGTAGAGTTGATCTGTTTAAGAAGTTTACCACTTGCAAAAAATTCCTGGACAGCAGAAATCACACTATCCCCAGTAATGTCCCAGGTATCTTTATAAAACTGGCTACTGAATCCATCAGGGCCAGGGGCTTTATTGCCACCAATAGCAAACATAGCAGCTCTGACCTCTGCAGGTGTCACAGTTGCCAGAAGAATCTCATGGTGAGCCACGTTCAGAACAGGGCCATCACTCACAATATGGTCACAAACAGAATCAACAGGATTACTACTTCCTAGCAGGCACTCATAATAATTGATAAAAGCATGTTGAATGTCTGAACTGTAGGTGCACAAATTACCATGGTGATCATGAATTTGTAGTACCTTATTTCTTGCTCTTCGAGTTTTAATATGGGCATGAAAATAATGAGTGTTGTCATCACCCATATTAAGCCAATCAATTTTTGCCTTCTGATCAAGAAACATGTGCCAGGCTTTTTGTAGAACAATCAATTCAGTAGATAGCACCCTTTCAGTTTCAATCAGATTGTTATCCATAGGATTTTGAATTAGAGCCACCTGAATCTGAGACAGAGCCAACTTAGCCACTTTCACCTTATTTTCAATATCTCCCAAATTCCCTTTGTTAAGAGCCTTAAGGTCAAATTTAAGCCCCTTCAAGTTTTTTACATGTTGGAACATAAAATTCCCCTGAATAGCCTTATTCCATCCTGCAGTGACAACTTGCTTGAAATTGGCATCCAAAGCCCACAtattaaattacttaaaagaTTGTTTTCTTGCACTGGGCTTACCCTGAAGATAAATGATGCAGGGACAGTGGTCAAATGTCCCCTCAGGCATGAAATAAGCATAAGACTCATGGAAGTTAATAACCCAATCAGAATTACTCACACATCTATCCAGTCTGCTATAAACAAGGGTGTCCAACTTTTGTTTGTTATTCCACGTAAAAATAGAGCCAATAGCTTTGATATCATATAAGTCACACTGGTGGAGACAGTCTTGGAATGGTTTGATATCAGCAAGAGACACAGGAGCACCCCCAAGTCTCTCATTAGGGTGTATAATATTATTAAAGTCTCCACCCACCAACCAAGACCCCTGAACAGCATTATAATACCCTTTCAAACTAGTCCACAGAGTGCCCCTCTCAGCAGCTCTGTTAAAACCATAAACCACAGTAAAGTAAAACACCTGCTGATTCCCCCTCATAGTGATTCTAGAGTGAATGGATTGAGGACTAACATCTAAAATGTCCACAGCAAAAGAACCAGGATTCCACAACAACCAAATTCTACCTCCCTCAGCTACTGAATTATTAGTGCAAATAGACCATCCACTACAAATATTGTTCCTAACTTTATTCCACATAATAGATTTAACTTTAGTTTCTACTAGCCCAAATAGCCCCAGATTATTATTATGCAGAAACCATTTGATATCCTTCTGCTTATTCAAGCTATTGAGTCCCCTAACATTCCAGAAACCTATGTTAGCCATTATCCATGACTCCCCTTAAACCAGTTCCAGTCCCTTTTTGTTTCAGTCGGGTTGACCTGATAGTAGCCATGTTAAGAGCATCCAGAAAAGTATTTCCATGTATAAGGTTAGAAGCTCCACTGCCATTTTGTCTAATAACTCTTGTAAGAATGCCAGCAGGAGTTTGCAAAGGTTGAGTAACAGTAGCTCTAGGAACCACAGGAGTTGCAGCAACCATAGGAGCTTTACCCTTATCCACAACCTTTGTTGTTTGGGGCGGAATAACCTTCTTTTTCCACACTTGTGTTACTTTGACCCCCTCTTTTTTCTTTCTGCACTGATCCTTATTATGTCCTATGCCAAAACATTGAGAGCACTTTAAAGGTAACCAGTCATACTCAACTTTGACAGTATGATCTTTCCCTTTCTCATCCATGAACTGAATAGAGTTAGGAAAAGTTTGAGTAACCTGCACATCCACCAGTAGCCTAGCATAACCAAGGAAAGTTTTGTGACGGGTAGCTTCATCACATTGAACATACTCCCCGATAAGACCACTAATTTTTTTCAGGCACTCAATCCCCCAAAACTTCAAATCCAGGCCTGCCAATTTGATCCAGATAGGTACAGTTTGTACATTATGCTTGACAAACTTCACATCTGGTGTCCATTCATTAATGATAACCGGTTTGTTGTCAAACATGAAATGTCCCAAACTAACCACTTCCTTCATTTTTTCAACAGTCTTAAATCTGACTATGAATACTCCATTAGGCATAAAAGAAATTTTATCCACATCATAATCCTTCCAAATGCTCTTAAGATACCCATAAACAACATTCCAAGGAGGGTTTGTACCCATGATATACCCGTATAACGAAGACGCCCAATAATTAATCTCAGGCAAAACATCAGCTTCAGAAAGTTGCAGAGTAGTCTTACCAGAATTAATAGGAGTGGGAATCTGGGTAATACCAGGTGATTTCTTCCGTTTTTGAACCTCAGTCCAGGAACCAttctcctcctcaatgagagatTCAGCCACCAAAACAGTCTCCGATGTAGATGGTAGTAAGGGAAGAACAACAACCTCTTTCTCCTCCGTTACATCTTCAGCCAACGGTTCCTCCTCCAGTGATTCCAAAACCTCAAACCTAATCTTCGACGCCGATCCTACAGAACGTTTGTTATTATtcgaatttttttggttttttcttgtttttgccaTTTTTGCGTGAAATTAGGGTTGATTAAAGATGAAAGGATTTTTTTAGGGATTTTCTCTCACtaactttctctctcatttttttgcaaactatattgttggaagagtacttcctccaaatttgaactacaaccaaaggaagaggttcttattcgaagtaaaaaggtacttttgggatgacccaaatctttacaaggagtGCAACGATGGGCTTTAccggaggtgcatccctcaatgggaagttcaaggaatcttggaaggatgccactcatcaccttacggtggacaccatggagcaaggagaaccattgcaaaaattcttcatcGGGCTTCTATTAGCCCACGATGTTCCAAGATATAAGGgagttcatcattcattgtgatgcttgtcaaaggacggggaatatctcttggaggaatgaaatgccaaaAAGAGggatactagaggtggagatcttcgacgtttgggggatcgactaccaagggccgtttgtgacatccaattggaacaaatatatccttgtggccgtagactacgtctcaaaatgggtggaggcaattgccacccaaaacgatgatgcaaagacggccaccaagctcttcaagaaaataatcttcccaaggttcggagtccctagagcaatcataagtgatggaggaatgcATTGTCACGAGAAGAAtctcgcatcccttttgaccaaatatggtgttcaacatagaaccggcttaggataccatcctcaaacaagcggtcaagttgaagtttcgaatagagagatcaagcaaattcttgagaaagttgtcaacaagacccgaaaggattggagtacaaagcttgatgacgctctttgggcttataggacggcctataagactcccataggagcctctccctacaagcttgtttatggaaaagcatgccacttgccaatcgaattagaatacaaagctttttgggcaatcagagctcttaaccttgatctcaaattaagtggtcaaaggaggatgatacaaattcaagagttggaggaattccgactacaatcttatgagaatgccaagatctacaaggaaaggacaaaattgcttcatgacaagaggattaagtaaaaagccttgcacaaaggagataaagtccttctattcaattcccgatatcgactctttcccgggaagttaaactctagatggatgggtccctatgtgatcaccgaggttggaaagtatggagactttgaaataaaagcggaagatggaagcaaattcaaggtcaatggccaaggattgaagccatattatgagggagcatttatcggagaggtcgaggtcacctacctcgggcctccgcatccttgaagaaatcatcaaaaggagagtttggtggagtcctccctaaaccaccacttgtaaatatactaacccttctaacttgtatttttaactttatttcattccttttatcataaacataattCTTTTCAtaagagtaagtgagggagggtcactaattatttttgataaaggaaggaactagttttcaagtgtggggaagctttttGTCGGAGTAAAGGAAAAACGAggaggatccgctcgtccagaGAGGCAGACACTCGTCcaaagaagaatccgagcggccgtCAAAGAATCCGCTCCTCCAAAGGAGCTGGCATGTAGATATTTTATCCTgatccagaatccgagcgtctcgggGGGCAATCCTCTCGTCTTCTTTCAGACGCCCGTCTCtccgagaatccgctcgtctttttgctgcatGACTTTGGGATACTGTCCTGTAAGGAAATTCGAGCGTCCCTCAGACAAGATGCTCGTCCAACTTCAGCGAAGACACTCGTCttcccaggaatccgctcgtcctaagCATAGGGAATTCGGGCGTCCCGAGGCCGAATACGCTCGTCTCCCTGCGGCCTTTATTCCCGTTTTTTACGATTCTATTtctccccaccacacaatttgtgacacatcatcCTTCCtttcacttgtattataaaaa
Protein-coding sequences here:
- the LOC141617376 gene encoding uncharacterized protein LOC141617376, giving the protein MWNKVRNNICSGWSICTNNSVAEGGRIWLLWNPGSFAVDILDVSPQSIHSRITMRGNQQVFYFTVVYGFNRAAERGTLWTSLKGYYNAVQGSWLVGGDFNNIIHPNERLGGAPVSLADIKPFQDCLHQCDLYDIKAIGSIFTWNNKQKLDTLVYSRLDRCVSNSDWVINFHESYAYFMPEGTFDHCPCIIYLQGKPSARKQSFK